The Monomorium pharaonis isolate MP-MQ-018 chromosome 5, ASM1337386v2, whole genome shotgun sequence genome segment CAAAATTTTGAATGAAAGTTTATAGGCATAAAGTGTTTAGTCGAATGTAAGCAGGGATGAGGAGGGAGTGTGGGTGGACCTCGCGTAGAaggtcgcaaacccatgtggtaagtccgtttgttactgtattCACTCAGCGTGTTATATCTATTTTGACctgtgcgctatcgggatgtgcgtTAACGGGATGTGCGCTAACGGGATGTGTGCTATCGGGATTTGCGCTATTGGGTTGTACGCTAACGGGATGTGCGCTAACgagatgtgcgctatcggaaTGTACGCTAACGAGATATGCGCTGTCGGGATGTACGCTATCGGGTTAtgcgctatcgggatgtgAGCTATCGGGAATTTACTAAATCTTTATGTGTGCTATCGAAATGTGCGCTATAGAGATGTGAGCTATCGAAATAATGCGCTTTTTACTTTGTGCGCTATCGGGCTAATATGCCTTTTTTACTGTGCGATATCGGGACGTGTGCTATCGGAATGTGCGCTATCggaaatttactaaatttttatgtgtgctATCGGAATGTGCGCCATTGCACCGTGTGCTAACGGGACTCTCCCACTTCGCGGGAAAACTGGCGCCCCGATACGCCGGTACATAATCGACCGCCATATATCACCCGTTATAGTACGACTTCGCGACCAAAACATAAGAATACTAGAGACCGCGCACGTTAAAGACCTGAAGGAGAATCCGGACGTCGAACCAAAATAAGACCACTGGGTATAAAAGGGTGCAATGAATCAGGCCGAAACAGAAGAGAAGCGAGGAAGTAGTCAGTATGGCTCGAGTAAGGAGCACGCTCCGTGACTGCCTCGCCCGTACCTCGACCACCGCGCATCCCGGTGAACACCAAACCGTTCGAAGCGTCCACCCGACTACCGGCACAAAACTAGCAACGCAACAACGGCTCGCTCGATACCGCTACACCAGCCTCGACGTCGACTTTATCACGACCGTTCGGACCACGCCGACCACCGATGATCCGAAGGCGGACCGTCCGCTCCCGGCAAGAACGGCTGTATACCGGGGCATTACTTGCCGCCGACGACGACCGACGCTGCTCGCCACGTTCTGGTCGACATTGTCCGACctggacgacgacgacgaggataCCGCTGAAAAGGAGGCCACACCACCAGCTACGGCCGTGCAACCAGCTGAGCCACCGCCACGGGCCACCGAACCGAACCAACCAACACCAAGGCCGCCAAGTCAGGGCCCGCCGCTGCCTACACCTCCGCCAGCGCCGCTA includes the following:
- the LOC105828835 gene encoding leucine-rich repeat extensin-like protein 5 produces the protein MARVRSTLRDCLARTSTTAHPGEHQTVRSVHPTTGTKLATQQRLARYRYTSLDVDFITTVRTTPTTDDPKADRPLPARTAVYRGITCRRRRPTLLATFWSTLSDLDDDDEDTAEKEATPPATAVQPAEPPPRATEPNQPTPRPPSQGPPLPTPPPAPLPTAGYFIRPPLSMAMPPSTSGYYTGSTAVQSSPVPALPSPLTPPPSGSSVITGDVLWTIPWNQIRPGRCYRHQALGHRIVIKHQPDGSWYIRK